In one window of Brenneria goodwinii DNA:
- a CDS encoding type II toxin-antitoxin system RelE/ParE family toxin: MANVRIQEAASYRLDEIYRYTRERWGTEQADSYITGMFQAFTRIETHEVVSRPVPAEFGVEGFFFRYERHVVYWRRLSNGDIGIVTILHERMHQIDRFREDFGI, encoded by the coding sequence ATGGCTAATGTCCGCATACAGGAGGCCGCCTCTTATCGCCTTGACGAGATCTACCGCTACACGCGCGAGCGATGGGGTACAGAGCAAGCGGATAGCTACATTACCGGCATGTTTCAGGCATTTACCAGGATAGAAACCCACGAGGTCGTTTCACGGCCAGTGCCCGCCGAATTTGGGGTAGAAGGTTTCTTCTTTCGCTACGAGCGACATGTTGTCTACTGGCGCAGACTATCAAACGGTGACATCGGTATCGTGACGATCCTGCATGAGCGGATGCATCAGATTGATCGGTTTCGAGAAGATTTTGGCATTTGA
- a CDS encoding LysR substrate-binding domain-containing protein, producing MYRRLHSLNALRAFEAAGRLGLMKLAAEELHVTHSAISRHIQHLESVLGVRLFEGSKNAPKLTESGRRLLPELTTAFDQMDRAVRSVAKNADNAEGALDISCLGTLTMRWLIPRLHRFRTDHPTVDVRLSTSDSPVDFLRDNFDVAIRVGKEPWPEDADVIPLFPEKFGPVHAPSINLGIGETPNPVLLHTFTRLSAWADWSERSGVSLDAQGTMEYEHFYFMLEAAVAGLGVCIAPWPLVSDDIAMGRLVAPFGFIESDQTYVALRRQRKNRNASLFCNWLQQAAGEFVS from the coding sequence ATGTATCGACGTCTTCATTCGTTAAATGCTCTCCGTGCTTTTGAGGCGGCCGGCCGTCTTGGCCTTATGAAACTTGCTGCAGAAGAACTGCATGTAACACATAGTGCGATAAGTCGCCATATTCAACATCTGGAATCGGTTTTAGGCGTTCGTCTTTTTGAAGGGAGTAAAAACGCACCAAAATTAACTGAATCCGGGCGCAGGCTTTTGCCTGAACTAACAACGGCTTTCGACCAGATGGACAGGGCGGTGCGCTCAGTCGCCAAAAATGCAGATAATGCAGAAGGGGCTTTGGATATTTCTTGCCTTGGTACGTTGACGATGCGATGGCTGATACCGCGCCTTCATCGCTTCAGGACTGATCATCCTACGGTTGATGTCCGCTTAAGTACTTCTGATTCGCCAGTGGATTTTTTACGCGATAATTTCGATGTTGCTATACGCGTTGGGAAGGAACCCTGGCCTGAAGATGCGGACGTGATTCCGTTATTTCCTGAAAAATTTGGTCCGGTTCATGCACCCTCAATAAATTTAGGCATTGGAGAAACACCGAACCCTGTCCTGTTACATACCTTCACCAGACTGAGCGCGTGGGCAGACTGGAGCGAGCGTTCAGGGGTGAGCCTGGATGCTCAAGGTACCATGGAATACGAGCATTTCTATTTTATGTTGGAGGCTGCTGTTGCAGGACTGGGAGTATGCATTGCGCCCTGGCCACTGGTTTCTGACGATATTGCAATGGGTAGACTCGTCGCACCATTCGGTTTTATTGAAAGCGACCAGACATACGTTGCCCTACGTCGTCAACGAAAAAATCGCAATGCATCTTTATTTTGCAATTGGCTTCAGCAAGCAGCGGGTGAGTTTGTATCGTAA
- a CDS encoding 3-isopropylmalate dehydratase large subunit, translating to MTQPTLAEQIIAAHAGCDRVNEGELVTAQVDRVYLQDGNSPTIRTLFTKYGFDDVFDPSRVGIFFDHSVIAPDKHIAARLREAEKLATRLGVRVFRPGEGISHVVALEIGWYEPGSIVIGSDSHTCTGGAAQCLSLGMGASDCAAAMVTGQTWLRVPGTIWVNVKGRPASVTRARDVVLYVLAINGQHPFLYKSVEWIGSWLDDLTLDSCASIANLAVEMGAKCAFLPPGKGRPEGMKPICMPDAEDPRVISIDINGLPPMISKPNSPMNTVPLDQCKGLKINYVFIGTCTNGRLEDIAEAAAVLNGAKVHPNVQCLVTPGSRKVYIEAMERGYIEKLMRAGAIISPPGCSACLGTQGSIPALYPEI from the coding sequence ATGACCCAGCCAACCCTTGCAGAACAGATAATAGCGGCACATGCTGGTTGTGATCGCGTCAATGAAGGCGAGTTAGTGACGGCCCAGGTGGATAGAGTCTACCTCCAGGACGGCAACTCGCCGACAATCCGAACTCTTTTCACAAAGTATGGTTTTGACGATGTCTTTGATCCGAGTCGCGTAGGGATCTTTTTTGACCATTCCGTGATCGCACCTGACAAACATATCGCAGCCAGACTACGGGAAGCTGAAAAGCTGGCTACACGACTGGGAGTAAGAGTTTTTCGTCCTGGCGAAGGAATCAGTCATGTGGTTGCTTTAGAAATAGGTTGGTATGAACCAGGTTCTATCGTTATTGGCTCAGACTCACACACTTGTACCGGCGGAGCCGCCCAATGCTTATCTCTCGGAATGGGGGCTTCCGATTGTGCTGCAGCTATGGTGACAGGGCAAACTTGGTTACGCGTTCCCGGAACAATTTGGGTTAACGTCAAAGGTCGTCCAGCGTCAGTGACCCGAGCCAGGGATGTTGTTCTTTATGTACTGGCAATAAATGGACAACATCCATTTTTATACAAGTCGGTAGAGTGGATAGGTTCATGGCTGGATGATTTAACGCTGGATTCTTGCGCATCCATCGCCAATCTGGCTGTCGAAATGGGCGCTAAATGCGCGTTTCTTCCACCGGGAAAAGGTCGGCCTGAGGGGATGAAACCAATATGTATGCCAGATGCAGAAGACCCTCGCGTCATTAGCATCGACATCAATGGTTTGCCGCCAATGATATCAAAACCCAACTCGCCCATGAATACGGTTCCGTTAGACCAATGTAAAGGCCTAAAGATCAACTATGTCTTTATTGGAACCTGCACAAATGGGCGTTTGGAAGATATTGCTGAAGCTGCTGCAGTTTTGAATGGAGCCAAAGTCCATCCAAACGTACAGTGTCTCGTAACTCCCGGCTCTCGCAAGGTTTACATAGAAGCAATGGAACGCGGCTATATCGAAAAACTTATGCGTGCTGGAGCGATCATCTCTCCTCCGGGTTGTAGCGCTTGTCTAGGCACACAAGGGAGTATTCCTGCCTTGTATCCTGAGATTTAG
- a CDS encoding isocitrate/isopropylmalate dehydrogenase family protein, with protein sequence MDILFLRGDGIGPEISSAALSILERVNTEENLRLNIESRDAGLSTLQRLGKTLPLEVSEAAGKADGIVLAPLSTFQYPPREKGGINISAEFRTVLNLYANIRPCRLRRSYENKSAIDLIIVRENTEGFYACRTMYAGTGEFMPDPSTAFALRKVSAQASRKIAVEAFQLASARNRELTVVHKANVLKLSDGLFLDIVRETAKDFPKVKVTELLVDAVAALLVRDPSKFDVLLMTNMFGDILSNEAAELAGGLGMAPSLNIGVERAMAQAAHGSAPDLAGRNIANPSGLILSVAMLLEWLSVRSKRDDLHRAATGMVHAVDKTLGNPANCTADQGGQLNTFEFAGAVIQNYLAE encoded by the coding sequence ATGGATATTCTTTTTCTCAGAGGGGATGGGATAGGACCAGAAATTTCTTCTGCGGCGCTATCAATATTAGAACGTGTTAACACTGAAGAAAATCTTCGACTTAATATCGAATCTCGCGATGCAGGCCTGTCAACTTTGCAACGACTAGGAAAAACGCTCCCGCTGGAAGTTTCTGAAGCTGCGGGAAAAGCTGATGGAATAGTTCTTGCTCCACTCTCTACGTTCCAATATCCCCCAAGGGAAAAAGGGGGTATCAATATTTCAGCAGAGTTTCGAACTGTTCTCAATCTCTATGCGAATATTCGCCCCTGTCGATTGCGTAGATCTTATGAAAATAAATCTGCAATCGACCTGATAATTGTACGCGAGAACACGGAAGGTTTTTATGCTTGCAGAACCATGTATGCAGGAACTGGCGAATTCATGCCTGATCCGTCGACCGCGTTTGCGCTACGGAAAGTCAGTGCTCAAGCTTCTCGCAAAATCGCAGTTGAAGCGTTCCAGTTAGCATCCGCACGCAACAGGGAACTCACGGTCGTACACAAAGCCAACGTTCTTAAGCTATCTGATGGCTTATTCCTGGATATTGTCCGTGAAACGGCAAAGGATTTCCCGAAGGTAAAAGTTACGGAACTATTAGTAGATGCTGTTGCTGCGCTTTTAGTCCGAGATCCATCGAAATTTGACGTATTACTGATGACCAACATGTTTGGCGATATATTGTCTAATGAGGCGGCAGAATTAGCTGGGGGCTTAGGCATGGCTCCATCGCTAAATATAGGAGTAGAGAGAGCAATGGCACAAGCGGCCCACGGTTCCGCACCAGATTTAGCTGGGCGTAATATAGCAAATCCATCAGGACTAATCCTTTCAGTTGCCATGTTGCTTGAATGGCTGTCAGTTCGTTCTAAGCGTGATGATCTTCATCGAGCGGCAACTGGTATGGTACATGCTGTTGATAAAACATTGGGTAATCCAGCAAATTGTACAGCAGACCAGGGAGGTCAATTAAATACATTTGAGTTTGCCGGAGCTGTGATTCAAAACTATCTGGCCGAATAA
- a CDS encoding ribbon-helix-helix domain-containing protein, whose product MSRTTTMTVRLKGPLSDFVAANVGENGAYDNVSEYIRDLIRRDKERVEAEAFARLKAELTNAFAAPESSYVSLTAADIIARNKA is encoded by the coding sequence ATGTCCCGAACCACGACAATGACCGTTCGCCTCAAAGGGCCGCTGAGCGACTTCGTGGCCGCCAACGTAGGCGAAAACGGCGCTTACGACAACGTCAGCGAGTACATCCGGGATCTGATCCGCCGGGACAAAGAGCGGGTAGAGGCGGAAGCATTCGCACGACTCAAGGCCGAACTGACTAATGCCTTTGCTGCACCAGAATCTTCATACGTCTCCCTGACCGCCGCAGATATCATCGCACGCAACAAGGCCTGA
- a CDS encoding CesT family type III secretion system chaperone, with the protein MSLEAYRALIDDFCDLAEIPRCGVLYERPHFEIDGIDFSLPYVAQPEPGHIAIHADLGPLHDEYSAQQSIALLDMNFHLFNAPYGAVLARNPKTENILLMGAASLGQASAATLLSVLSACAAFAHQWRESIATGSALAPIATTHGQS; encoded by the coding sequence ATGAGTCTGGAAGCCTATCGGGCCTTGATAGATGATTTCTGCGACCTTGCAGAGATTCCCCGCTGCGGCGTGTTGTACGAACGACCCCATTTCGAGATCGATGGTATCGATTTTTCCTTACCTTATGTCGCGCAGCCAGAGCCAGGCCACATAGCGATCCACGCCGATCTGGGTCCACTGCACGATGAGTATTCGGCACAGCAGTCCATCGCGCTGCTAGACATGAATTTTCACCTTTTCAACGCGCCTTACGGCGCGGTGTTGGCCCGCAATCCCAAGACCGAAAACATTCTGCTCATGGGCGCCGCCAGCCTTGGGCAAGCCTCCGCAGCCACGCTGTTGTCCGTGCTTTCCGCCTGCGCCGCCTTCGCTCACCAATGGCGCGAGTCCATCGCCACAGGTTCCGCCCTTGCGCCCATCGCCACCACGCATGGTCAATCCTAA
- a CDS encoding isocitrate lyase/phosphoenolpyruvate mutase family protein yields the protein MSITNRILPETRRGRLYDLLASGKLVRAIEAHSGLSALVCSETISGRESEGSQFDALWLSSLTSSAVRGLPDMELYALERRIELIDEILHVTSNPLIVDGDTGGEATAFEYMCTRLEDMGVSAVVIEDKQHPKRNSLSLESAHALEDPTIFGRKIRRGRDVLLSGNFMIFARLESLIAGESVSDALTRAEIYLENGAHGVMIHSKDPSPETIFEFLARFRSAGHMQPVICVPTTYNGVHAHELQSRGANIVIHANHMLRAAHFAMQRVCQAILDNDRSMEVDSLITPVKDIFHSVGYDAALKRDLKPEPDE from the coding sequence ATGAGTATAACTAATCGAATTCTTCCCGAAACGCGGCGTGGACGGCTGTATGACCTGTTAGCATCAGGCAAATTAGTCCGCGCTATTGAAGCTCATAGTGGTCTCTCCGCTCTCGTATGCAGCGAAACGATATCTGGCCGAGAATCAGAGGGATCACAATTCGACGCTCTCTGGCTATCAAGCCTAACAAGTTCAGCAGTGAGGGGATTGCCAGACATGGAGCTGTATGCATTAGAACGCCGGATCGAGCTCATCGACGAAATTCTACACGTAACCTCAAATCCACTGATCGTCGACGGTGACACCGGCGGAGAGGCAACCGCATTCGAGTATATGTGTACACGCCTTGAAGACATGGGAGTAAGTGCAGTAGTCATTGAAGACAAACAACATCCTAAGCGAAATAGTTTGTCATTGGAATCCGCACATGCCCTTGAAGACCCTACGATCTTCGGACGGAAAATCAGACGCGGCAGGGATGTTCTGCTGTCGGGCAATTTTATGATCTTTGCTCGCTTGGAAAGTTTGATAGCAGGAGAAAGTGTGAGTGATGCTCTAACCAGAGCTGAAATATATCTGGAGAACGGTGCCCATGGCGTGATGATTCACTCCAAAGATCCCTCTCCAGAGACCATCTTTGAATTTCTTGCCCGATTCAGATCCGCTGGTCACATGCAACCAGTCATTTGTGTACCCACTACCTACAATGGCGTTCATGCTCATGAACTGCAGAGCCGCGGAGCAAACATTGTTATACATGCCAATCATATGCTTCGTGCTGCACATTTCGCCATGCAGCGGGTGTGCCAGGCGATTCTCGATAACGACCGGTCTATGGAGGTTGATAGCCTCATAACACCGGTCAAGGATATCTTCCACAGCGTGGGATATGATGCAGCCCTTAAGCGTGACTTGAAACCAGAGCCGGATGAATAA
- a CDS encoding aconitase family protein encodes MSRIITLLHNFYVQDSCSGDRVLSTMNRNFLGRMGNAEAEIYLASPLVAAHTAIRGELPLSEELSI; translated from the coding sequence ATGAGTCGTATCATCACGTTGCTCCATAATTTTTACGTTCAAGACAGTTGCTCAGGTGACCGGGTACTTTCTACCATGAATCGTAATTTCCTTGGTCGCATGGGAAACGCAGAAGCCGAGATTTATTTGGCTTCCCCTTTGGTGGCCGCTCATACAGCCATCCGGGGGGAATTGCCCTTGTCGGAGGAGCTATCGATATGA
- a CDS encoding IS110 family transposase, with product MSLPNPICVGIDVSKASLDVAANKEDIEQFTTSNDVDGFDAIFARLKEHSVALVLMEATGGLEAAIACSLQDKGLDVVVINPRQARDFARAMGYLAKTDRIDAKALAQMAEVIHRHPERKRFIRAIPDAKRQELIAMVVRRRQLITMLVAERNRLPLSHPQSRESINIIVRALKDELARIDKDMDRHIREHFKELADKLCTIQGVGLMTVAALLAEVPELGKLSRRKISALVGVAPVNRDSGTLRGRRTIFGGRAGVRTALYMAALVATCFNPVIKAFYMRLLAAGKAKKVALVACMRKLLTILNAMLRKNEEWDESYHHVAP from the coding sequence ATGAGTTTGCCGAATCCAATTTGTGTGGGAATCGATGTTTCCAAAGCCTCTCTCGATGTCGCTGCCAACAAAGAAGACATTGAACAATTCACCACCAGTAATGATGTTGATGGCTTTGACGCAATCTTTGCCAGATTGAAAGAGCACTCTGTTGCTTTAGTCCTGATGGAAGCCACCGGAGGACTGGAAGCAGCCATTGCCTGTTCTCTTCAAGACAAAGGTCTTGATGTGGTTGTCATCAATCCCAGACAGGCTCGCGACTTTGCCCGTGCAATGGGCTATCTGGCCAAGACTGACCGTATTGATGCCAAGGCGCTAGCCCAAATGGCTGAAGTGATTCACCGTCATCCGGAACGGAAGCGTTTTATTCGCGCCATCCCAGATGCAAAGCGTCAGGAGCTTATCGCTATGGTAGTGCGCAGACGCCAGTTGATTACGATGCTTGTCGCTGAGCGTAACCGCCTGCCTCTGTCGCACCCGCAGAGCAGAGAGAGTATCAATATCATCGTCAGAGCACTGAAAGATGAGTTAGCGCGCATTGACAAAGATATGGACAGACACATCCGGGAACACTTTAAAGAACTCGCCGACAAACTCTGCACTATTCAAGGGGTAGGCCTGATGACTGTCGCAGCCCTGCTGGCGGAGGTTCCCGAACTTGGGAAACTTTCACGGCGTAAAATCAGCGCGCTTGTCGGCGTGGCACCAGTTAACCGTGACTCTGGAACTCTACGAGGCCGACGAACCATCTTTGGTGGACGGGCCGGGGTTCGCACAGCTTTGTATATGGCTGCACTTGTAGCGACCTGCTTCAACCCGGTGATAAAGGCCTTTTACATGCGTCTGCTTGCAGCAGGAAAAGCTAAAAAAGTGGCACTGGTTGCCTGTATGCGCAAGCTGCTGACTATCCTGAACGCGATGCTCAGAAAGAACGAAGAATGGGATGAGTCGTATCATCACGTTGCTCCATAA